The Methanobacterium sp. sequence AAAAAAATCATAATAATATATTATTCCTCCAAGGGGTATTGCTATTAATGAAGCTAATAAAGTTGCTGATAGTGAAATGTAAAGACTTCTTATTGTTATTTCAATAACTTCAGGATTAAGCGTTGTTATTAAATATATGGCCTGTTCTATTGCTCCAAGGATTTCGTTCAATTCATCACCAAAAAGAGTGTACTATTGAAATAATTTACATGTCGAAATATAAGAAGTTTCTGAATATCTAAATAAAATTAAAAATAAAAAATTAAGAAGCCCTGATTATGCAGGGACCGGATTGCTTAATAAGGGAGTAATCAATGCTGGCACTGGATTAGTTATTATTGGGGTAAATAATGACTGTCCAAACTTGTCTTTACCATAATTACCAATTATTTGCTGACCTTCTGAGGAAACCAGGAAGTTTACAAAATTGTTTGCTGCTTCTGTGTTTGTTTTTGGATGTTTTTGCTGATTAACTGGTATTGCTGTGTAAATATTTAAAAGATCTTTACCTGTTGATATTAATGGTACGAGGTCGATTTTTCCTTCTTTTGTAAATGCAAGGAATGTTCCTGAATCGGTTATTGTGTAAGCATTTTTTTCATTTGCAACTACTAGGGTGTCTCCCATACCTTTACCACTTTCTATATACCATGAACCTGATTTTGTGACATTTTCATAGCCAACTCCTGAAGAATTCCAGAGTTTCTTTTCTCTGGAGTGTGTACCTGAATCATCTCCACGAGATACAAATTTAACCTGATCAGGATTTGCCTGTCCTTCTTCAGCTATTTTTTTAAATGCTTCTGTTGCATTCAATCCTTTAATTCCTGCAGGATCAT is a genomic window containing:
- a CDS encoding extracellular solute-binding protein; this translates as MAIIIIVIAGVGIYTYSASSSPDTSVLRISTTTSLEDTGLLKEVEAAFEKKYPGVDVQVVSGGTGIAIQYGEKGDVDLMLVHDKKREEAFVKDGFGTNRTEFAYNHFWIIGPADDPAGIKGLNATEAFKKIAEEGQANPDQVKFVSRGDDSGTHSREKKLWNSSGVGYENVTKSGSWYIESGKGMGDTLVVANEKNAYTITDSGTFLAFTKEGKIDLVPLISTGKDLLNIYTAIPVNQQKHPKTNTEAANNFVNFLVSSEGQQIIGNYGKDKFGQSLFTPIITNPVPALITPLLSNPVPA